One uncultured Methanobrevibacter sp. genomic window, GCATTTACTTATCTGAAAGAATCTGTGGTATCTGTTCATATGAGCATACACAAACCTTTGCAGAAACTTTAGAATCAATTTCTGGAGTTCAAGCGCCTTTAAGAGCTCAATACTTAAGGGTCATTACTAATGAATTGGACAGGATCCAATCCCACTTGCTTGCAAATTCAACATTCTTCAAGACTCTTGACCATGAGACATTGTTTATGCATGTTTTGGCTTTAAGGGAACATGCAATGGATTCTCTTGAATTGTTAACTGGAAATAGGGTCAATCTAGGATGGAATGTTGTTGGTGGAGTCAGAATGGATGCTGATGAGCGCCATTTCAATGCAATACTTGAGAACTTAAAGAAAATTGAAGATGGCTTTGATAGGCATGTTGCATTATTTGAAGAGGCTCCAATAGTCGCATTAAGGGCAAAAGGCGTTGGAGTGATGACTAAGGAGGAAGCTATTAAAGGACATGCTGTAGGTCCTATTGGAAGAGCTTCAGGCATTAAGCATGATTTAAGAGAAGAGCATTATACTTATAAGGATGAATTCGACTTCAAGCCTATTTGGAGAAAAGAGGGAGATAACTATGCCCGTACATTAAATAGGCTTTATGAGGTTGAACAATCTATTGATTTAGTGAAACAGGCTATTGAAAATATGCCTAAAGGAGATATAAGAACTCCTGTAGACATTCCTTCAGGATATGGGGAATGGAGAAATGAAGCCCCTCGTGGAGAGGTAAGATATATGGCTGAAACCAATGGAGATTTGATTAAGCGCATTTCAATCAGAACTCCAAGTATCATGAATATTGACTCCTGTGCAAAATATATGCTTAAGGATGTAGCTACAGTTGCTGATGCAGTAGCTACTTATGCGTCATCAGATCCTTGCATAGCATGTACTGAAAGAGTGGCTATAACTGATGTTGATACTGGCAAATCTACTGTAAAAGACTTCTTTGAGGTGAAATGAAATGTCCTCACTTATTTGGTATATTTATGAATTTGCTCGAAAAACCTGGATTGATGGATTTTTCGATGCAAAATCCAAGGAAGACATAGCACACAAGCCAGACAGATTCAGGGATTTTCCTGAAGTGATCAAGGAAAATTGTATTGGTTGTGGAAGCTGCACTGCATCTTGCCCATCACCAAATGCAATCAAATTGGTTAGGGATTCAGACAATGAGGAATCCATTGGTTTGATTTATCCAGTAATTAATAAACCGGCTTGTATAAGATGTGGTTTCTGTGCTGAAGTCTGCCCTTCAACTCCAAAAACCTTGGAATGTGGTGAAAACCATTTCATTCGTGAAGAGTTCAATATCATACCATCAAAGAGAAAATACATTGTAGATGATTACCTATGCATAAGATGCCATAAGTGTATGGATGCCTGTGAAGTTGGAGCAATTGAAGAGATTGATGATAGGGTTGTTGTAAATCAATCCAAATGTATTTCCTGTGGAAAATGTTTAGAGACCTGTCCTGTAAAAGGAGCAATGAGAGGGGTCTTTGTAAACAATCTTGAAGAGCAAAAGAAAATTATAAATTTGGCAGTAAGCACATTAGAGGAATACATTGAATCCAAACAGGATGATTTAATCCAATTAGGTACTGATAAGCTATTTTTAGATGAATTGGATTTCAAGCCTATCTTTGATAAGTCATTAACCATTCTAAATGATGAAGAGGTTGTTCACGAAGTCTTGGAAGATGCCATCAATAGATTGAAGATTAGAATTATCACTTGGGACGCTGACAATTGTAAGAAATGTCAAATGTGCATACCAGACTGTCCTACTGGAGCAA contains:
- a CDS encoding nickel-dependent hydrogenase large subunit, whose amino-acid sequence is MILPIGPIHPGLKEPLRLKLKTEGEKVIKAEIDYGYVHRGIEKIMEGKTWQKCIYLSERICGICSYEHTQTFAETLESISGVQAPLRAQYLRVITNELDRIQSHLLANSTFFKTLDHETLFMHVLALREHAMDSLELLTGNRVNLGWNVVGGVRMDADERHFNAILENLKKIEDGFDRHVALFEEAPIVALRAKGVGVMTKEEAIKGHAVGPIGRASGIKHDLREEHYTYKDEFDFKPIWRKEGDNYARTLNRLYEVEQSIDLVKQAIENMPKGDIRTPVDIPSGYGEWRNEAPRGEVRYMAETNGDLIKRISIRTPSIMNIDSCAKYMLKDVATVADAVATYASSDPCIACTERVAITDVDTGKSTVKDFFEVK
- a CDS encoding 4Fe-4S binding protein — its product is MSSLIWYIYEFARKTWIDGFFDAKSKEDIAHKPDRFRDFPEVIKENCIGCGSCTASCPSPNAIKLVRDSDNEESIGLIYPVINKPACIRCGFCAEVCPSTPKTLECGENHFIREEFNIIPSKRKYIVDDYLCIRCHKCMDACEVGAIEEIDDRVVVNQSKCISCGKCLETCPVKGAMRGVFVNNLEEQKKIINLAVSTLEEYIESKQDDLIQLGTDKLFLDELDFKPIFDKSLTILNDEEVVHEVLEDAINRLKIRIITWDADNCKKCQMCIPDCPTGAITFDNENDTIVRDKEKCLRCSICYQTCPFGVIKYFLAKFNLDTNDNDEEVIHISVKASQLAERRA